The following proteins are co-located in the Sphingomonas panacis genome:
- a CDS encoding pectate lyase: MRRNRVLLVASLTLAVAPATAQLKPASDIPTYVPPAASKAHTAGAIHISRRPDPVPIVLSVSPRGSDEGDGSAAHPFATFARAQAAVRRLNGDHDVTVRVADGVYRLSAPLRFTAADGGQGGYTVRWEAAPGAHPIVSGGTPVTGWTLADASRGIWSADIPRGIDPRQLWVGGHMAPRASVRAPRTAFRFDKTGIEITDPAWRSLAHLPDQSRIEVEATGWFTDRHAMVERIEGDRIVMQQPGWRNNLVGYDTFARSVWGDKAGLFFVNSLSFLREAGQYYADPDAGKLYYKPAAGEDMKRIEVVLPRLELLLSISGSYDETIKDLQFRGLSFRHTSWLLPSGPEGYASQQSGSFLAGEWAGYPGDPIRDCSWGCWPFEAMRNRWRQQPAAVQVAAATRIVFDHDEFTQLGQIALGIGNNPDANDSGIGLGVSAIDVRRSRFTDLAGGAIMVGGVRPDAHHPSRPEMSVRDILISNNLVRTVSQHYREQAAILVTYASGAVIWHNDVSGTPYDGIDIGWGWGVNDPGGSAAYLTANRGYYSQPGNLMYDTPTTLRDSVVVGNRVHDVKQWFPDGGAIYHLSADPGALIAENYIYDVKDGIAMYLDEGSRYVTLRNNVVSNVGVWLNLNSQLDIAPRRTAMDNTAIGNWHDSGRRTGLWTPYVNNRDIDTLAVAPGAWPDAAKDVIAHAGIEPEKP; encoded by the coding sequence ATGAGGGCGACGGCAGCGCGGCGCACCCGTTCGCCACGTTCGCGCGCGCACAGGCGGCGGTGCGCCGGCTGAACGGCGATCACGACGTGACCGTGCGGGTGGCGGACGGCGTCTACCGGCTCAGCGCGCCGTTGCGCTTCACCGCCGCCGACGGCGGGCAGGGCGGCTATACGGTGCGCTGGGAAGCCGCGCCGGGCGCGCATCCGATCGTGTCGGGCGGTACGCCGGTCACCGGCTGGACGCTCGCGGACGCCAGCCGCGGCATCTGGTCGGCCGATATCCCGCGCGGCATCGATCCGCGCCAGTTATGGGTTGGCGGGCACATGGCGCCGCGCGCCTCGGTGCGTGCGCCGCGCACCGCCTTCCGGTTCGACAAGACCGGCATCGAGATCACCGACCCCGCCTGGCGCTCGCTGGCACATTTGCCCGACCAGAGCCGTATCGAGGTCGAGGCGACCGGCTGGTTCACCGATCGTCACGCGATGGTCGAGCGGATCGAGGGCGACCGTATCGTCATGCAACAGCCCGGCTGGCGCAACAATCTGGTCGGCTATGATACGTTCGCGCGGTCGGTCTGGGGCGACAAAGCCGGGCTGTTCTTCGTCAATTCGCTCAGCTTCCTGCGCGAAGCCGGGCAATATTATGCCGATCCGGACGCGGGCAAGCTCTACTACAAGCCGGCTGCGGGCGAGGACATGAAGCGGATCGAGGTGGTGCTGCCGCGCCTCGAACTCCTGCTTTCGATCTCGGGCAGCTATGACGAGACGATCAAGGATCTTCAGTTCCGGGGTCTGAGTTTCCGCCACACCAGTTGGCTGCTGCCATCGGGACCGGAGGGCTATGCCAGCCAGCAGAGCGGATCGTTCCTGGCCGGCGAATGGGCCGGTTATCCGGGCGATCCGATCCGCGACTGTTCATGGGGGTGCTGGCCGTTCGAGGCGATGCGCAACCGCTGGCGGCAGCAGCCCGCCGCCGTGCAGGTCGCGGCGGCGACGCGAATCGTGTTCGATCACGATGAATTCACCCAGCTCGGCCAGATCGCGCTCGGCATCGGCAACAACCCGGACGCCAATGACAGCGGCATCGGCCTCGGTGTCAGCGCGATCGACGTGCGCCGGTCACGCTTCACCGATCTCGCCGGCGGGGCGATCATGGTCGGCGGGGTGCGGCCCGACGCGCATCACCCGTCGCGCCCGGAAATGAGCGTGCGCGACATCCTCATCAGCAACAACCTCGTGCGAACGGTCTCGCAGCATTACCGCGAGCAGGCGGCGATCCTCGTCACCTATGCGAGCGGCGCGGTGATCTGGCACAACGACGTCTCGGGCACGCCGTATGACGGGATCGATATCGGTTGGGGCTGGGGCGTCAACGATCCGGGCGGCAGCGCCGCCTACCTCACCGCCAATCGCGGCTATTACAGCCAGCCCGGCAACCTGATGTACGATACGCCGACGACGTTGCGCGACAGCGTGGTGGTCGGCAACCGCGTGCATGACGTGAAGCAATGGTTCCCGGATGGCGGCGCTATCTACCATCTGTCGGCGGATCCCGGCGCGCTGATCGCGGAGAATTACATTTATGACGTGAAGGACGGCATCGCGATGTATCTCGACGAAGGCTCGCGCTACGTCACGCTGCGCAACAATGTGGTCAGCAATGTCGGCGTGTGGCTGAACCTCAATTCGCAGCTCGACATCGCGCCCCGCCGCACCGCGATGGACAACACCGCGATCGGCAACTGGCACGATTCGGGGCGACGCACCGGATTGTGGACGCCGTATGTGAACAACCGCGATATCGACACCCTTGCGGTGGCGCCGGGCGCGTGGCCGGATGCGGCGAAGGACGTGATCGCCCACGCCGGGATCGAACCCGAGAAACCCTGA